The DNA sequence TCCTGTTTGGCATAAACAGCGGTACCGGCCTGGATTTTATCGATTGTTTCAATCAGCAGAGGCGCCGCAACTTTCGCGAGGGCGTCATGAACAATGTCGGCTGAGTCATCATCTGCAATTTTCATTTTAGCCTGCGCCAGCATCTCGCCCGCGTCCATCTTCTGGGCCAGTGTGATAATTGTTACGCCGGTTTCTGTTTCGCCGTTGATAATCGCCCAGTTAATTGGAGCGGCGCCGCGGAATTTGGGCAGCAATGAACCGTGAACGTTTATCGCGCCTTTGGGAGGAATATTTATAATGTCAGGTGAAATCTTCTGGCCGAATGCGATGACAACAAGCAAATCGGGAGCAAGTTTTTTAACAAGCCCTGTGCCTTCGGCGCTGTTTATATCCTCAATGGCGGTAAACGGTATATTATTCTGCTGTGCCCGCTGCGCGACATCATTGGCCCGCAATTTTCTGCCCCTGCCGGCCTGTTTATCCGGATGAGTTATAATATGCAAAAGCTGATGATTCGATGCTTTTAAGGCATTTAAGGAATCAACCCCAAACTGACCGCAACCACAATAAACTATTTTCATTTTTTCTGCTGCTCGTAATCTTTGCGAAGTTGTCTGAGCTTCCTGCGGGCAGCAATCTTCGCAACCGTAGAGAGCTTATCTGCTATAAGGGTTCCATCGAGATGGTCGCATTCGTGCTGAAATA is a window from the Phycisphaerae bacterium genome containing:
- the fmt gene encoding methionyl-tRNA formyltransferase, whose translation is MKIVYCGCGQFGVDSLNALKASNHQLLHIITHPDKQAGRGRKLRANDVAQRAQQNNIPFTAIEDINSAEGTGLVKKLAPDLLVVIAFGQKISPDIINIPPKGAINVHGSLLPKFRGAAPINWAIINGETETGVTIITLAQKMDAGEMLAQAKMKIADDDSADIVHDALAKVAAPLLIETIDKIQAGTAVYAKQDNSLATSAPKLKKSDGRIDFTLSARQIHNKVRGLCPWPGAAACFVSAQNGKKCPAAISKTIVTDEHAKHDRAGLVDAEFNIACGTGSIKILEIKPHGGKIMDFKSFLNGRGSGAGDFFVPLEENG